One stretch of Saccharopolyspora erythraea DNA includes these proteins:
- a CDS encoding YDG/SRA domain-containing protein, whose translation MSIDALTRDALYKTISEHDELGSEEFRSKHGVQPGNRFLIERAGHRYDAYELVSATHKRATGSPLSILVFSEREEEFAKILKSFELEVYEATRKHFGEMDGYPVGSSFESRKAAARVGMHRSFQAGIVGTGETGAESIVVSDGYEDDEDFWSVIIYTGHGGKEPGARHQTKDQSFSDSGNAALVTSELSGEPVRVIRGATKSKPDPERHKYLPEKGCRYDGLYRVVGHWMGTGKSGFKICRYRLEAVDAPEKEVTPGTHSQTMQPPAGNHSPGVAVTRIQRKIRSTKIADYVKRLHDHTCQVCGVRLSIGGRGYSEGAHIKALGSPHHGPDVVSNVLCLCPNCHVLFDGGAITIADDFTVHQNGQAPTPLTRHSDHDIAVEYLAHHRSIHPR comes from the coding sequence GTGAGCATCGACGCGCTTACCCGAGACGCCCTCTACAAGACGATCAGCGAACACGACGAGTTGGGGAGCGAGGAGTTCCGCTCCAAACACGGAGTCCAACCGGGCAACAGGTTCCTGATCGAGCGTGCCGGCCATCGTTACGATGCCTACGAACTAGTTTCAGCAACCCATAAGCGAGCAACGGGAAGCCCGCTGTCAATCCTAGTGTTCAGCGAAAGGGAAGAAGAGTTCGCCAAAATCCTCAAATCTTTCGAGCTTGAGGTCTATGAAGCCACCAGAAAGCACTTCGGCGAAATGGACGGCTATCCAGTTGGCTCTAGCTTCGAGTCACGCAAGGCAGCCGCCCGCGTCGGGATGCATCGCAGCTTTCAGGCAGGCATCGTTGGAACCGGGGAGACTGGCGCGGAGTCCATCGTTGTTTCGGACGGTTACGAAGATGACGAAGACTTCTGGTCGGTCATCATTTATACCGGACATGGCGGCAAGGAGCCCGGCGCACGGCACCAAACCAAGGATCAATCCTTCAGCGACTCGGGCAACGCCGCGCTCGTGACGAGCGAACTCTCCGGCGAGCCAGTACGCGTCATCAGGGGCGCCACGAAAAGCAAGCCCGATCCGGAACGGCACAAGTACCTCCCTGAGAAGGGGTGCCGCTACGACGGCCTCTACCGGGTCGTCGGGCATTGGATGGGCACAGGCAAGAGCGGATTCAAGATCTGCCGGTACCGACTTGAAGCGGTGGATGCTCCCGAAAAGGAGGTCACCCCCGGAACACACTCTCAAACGATGCAGCCTCCGGCAGGGAATCACTCGCCGGGCGTGGCGGTAACAAGAATCCAGCGAAAGATCCGCTCCACGAAGATCGCAGACTACGTGAAGCGCCTGCACGACCACACGTGCCAAGTCTGCGGTGTGCGCCTCTCGATCGGGGGTCGCGGGTATTCCGAGGGTGCTCACATCAAGGCACTCGGTAGCCCGCACCACGGACCAGACGTTGTTTCCAACGTGCTTTGCCTGTGCCCGAACTGCCATGTCTTGTTCGACGGTGGCGCTATCACCATCGCCGACGACTTCACGGTTCACCAGAACGGACAGGCCCCAACGCCGCTGACTCGTCACTCGGACCACGACATCGCGGTGGAATACCTAGCCCATCACCGGTCGATCCACCCGCGGTGA